One window of Quercus robur chromosome 5, dhQueRobu3.1, whole genome shotgun sequence genomic DNA carries:
- the LOC126725581 gene encoding cyclin-A2-3-like isoform X1, with the protein MRKENLVTVKGGELTAPLTRARAAAFRVSGQLPPLKAPTQQNLKRTLQGNPKKTALDENNNAPSNACLKRKKRAVLQDVTNSCCNGSYRSCLNAAKIQAKNSKSIKNGQVKVCKVAPSNAVEAPNFQTGSKENVLQEAGKKNPRSEEVTCSVDLEEKVPLWLTTIGKHGIDDHCLENQSSSQAQSSPKRVKAGLSGDMLISNMPDITDIDADHKDPQLCNVYAPEIYSNLRVAELVRRPCPNFMETVQRDITQSMRGILVDWLVEVSEEYRLVPDTLYLTVYLIDWFLAQNYMERQKLQLLGITCMLIASKYEEICAPRVEEFCLITDNTYTREEVLELEIRVLKYFGFQLVAPTAKTFLRRFLRAAQASYKTPSVELEYLANFLAELTLIDYGFLNYLPSVIAASAVFLARWTLDQSNHPWNPTLEHYTSYKASDLKTTVLALQDLQLNTNGCPLSSIRMKYRQQKQFKSVAALSSPKLLETLF; encoded by the exons atgagaaaagaaaatctgGTTACTGTTAAGGGTGGAGAGCTTACTGCTCCATTAACACGTGCTAGAGCTGCCGCCTTTCGTGTATCTGGACAATTGCCCCCTTTAAAAGCTCCTACACAACAAAATCTGAAGCGGACTCTgcaaggaaacccaaaaaaaactgCCTTGGATGAGAACAACAATGCTCCCAGTAATGCATGTCTTAAGCGTAAGAAGAGGGCTGTACTTCAGGATGTCACCAATTCTTGCTGCAATGGCTCGTATAGGAGCTGCTTGAATGCAGCAAAAATTCAG GCTAAGAACAGCAAGTCAATTAAAAACGGTCAAGTGAAGGTCTGCAAAGTGGCACCATCAAATGCTGTAGAAGCCCCAAATTTTCAAACTGgttcaaaagaaaatgttcTTCAagaagcaggaaaaaaaaatcctagatcAGAAGAAGTTACATGTTCAGTTGACTTGGAAGAAAAGGTACCTCTTTGGTTAACTACCATAGGGAAGCATGGGATTGATGACCATTGTCTTGAAAATCAGAGTTCTTCACAGGCTCAAAGTTCTCCAAAGAGAG TCAAAGCTGGCCTTTCTGGAGACATGCTTATATCAAACATGCCAGACATTACAGACATTGATGCAGATCATAAGGACCCTCAATTATGCAATGTCTATGCCCCTGAAATATATAGCAATTTACGTGTTGCTGAG CTTGTCCGGAGACCATGTCCTAATTTCATGGAAACAGTACAGAGAGATATAACTCAAAGCATGCGGGGGATTCTGGTTGATTGGCTTGTTGAG GTGTCTGAGGAATATAGGTTGGTGCCAGACACGCTTTATCTCACAGTTTATCTCATTGATTGGTTTCTTGCTCAAAATTACATGGAAAGACAAAAACTTCAGCTTCTTGGCATCACTTGCATGCTAATTGCCTC GAAGTATGAAGAAATATGTGCACCGCGTGTGGAAGAGTTTTGCCTCATCACAGACAACACTTACACAAGAGAGGAG GTATTGGAACTGGAGATTCGAGTATTGAAGTATTTTGGCTTTCAACTGGTTGCACCTACTGCAAAAACTTTTCTCAG GAGATTTCTTCGAGCAGCACAAGCTTCATACAAG ACCCCTAGTGTTGAACTGGAGTACTTGGCCAACTTTTTAGCTGAACTAACCTTAATTGACTATGGCTTCTTGAATTACCTTCCATCTGTCATAGCTGCATCAGCTGTATTTCTTGCCAGATGGACGTTAGATCAGTCAAATCACCCATGG AATCCAACTCTAGAACACTATACCTCTTACAAGGCATCAGATTTGAAAACCACAGTTCTTGCCTTACAAGATCTACAGTTGAACACCAATGGATGTCCTCTGAGTTCTATACGAATGAAGTATAGGCAACAGAAG CAGTTTAAGTCTGTGGCGGCTTTGTCTTCCCCAAAACTGCTAGAAACACTATTCTGA
- the LOC126725581 gene encoding cyclin-A2-3-like isoform X2, translated as MRKENLVTVKGGELTAPLTRARAAAFRVSGQLPPLKAPTQQNLKRTLQGNPKKTALDENNNAPSNACLKRKKRAVLQDVTNSCCNGSYRSCLNAAKIQAKNSKSIKNGQVKVCKVAPSNAVEAPNFQTGSKENVLQEAGKKNPRSEEVTCSVDLEEKVPLWLTTIGKHGIDDHCLENQSSSQAQSSPKRVKAGLSGDMLISNMPDITDIDADHKDPQLCNVYAPEIYSNLRVAELVRRPCPNFMETVQRDITQSMRGILVDWLVEVSEEYRLVPDTLYLTVYLIDWFLAQNYMERQKLQLLGITCMLIASKYEEICAPRVEEFCLITDNTYTREEVLELEIRVLKYFGFQLVAPTAKTFLRRFLRAAQASYKTPSVELEYLANFLAELTLIDYGFLNYLPSVIAASAVFLARWTLDQSNHPWNPTLEHYTSYKASDLKTTVLALQDLQLNTNGCPLSSIRMKYRQQKFKSVAALSSPKLLETLF; from the exons atgagaaaagaaaatctgGTTACTGTTAAGGGTGGAGAGCTTACTGCTCCATTAACACGTGCTAGAGCTGCCGCCTTTCGTGTATCTGGACAATTGCCCCCTTTAAAAGCTCCTACACAACAAAATCTGAAGCGGACTCTgcaaggaaacccaaaaaaaactgCCTTGGATGAGAACAACAATGCTCCCAGTAATGCATGTCTTAAGCGTAAGAAGAGGGCTGTACTTCAGGATGTCACCAATTCTTGCTGCAATGGCTCGTATAGGAGCTGCTTGAATGCAGCAAAAATTCAG GCTAAGAACAGCAAGTCAATTAAAAACGGTCAAGTGAAGGTCTGCAAAGTGGCACCATCAAATGCTGTAGAAGCCCCAAATTTTCAAACTGgttcaaaagaaaatgttcTTCAagaagcaggaaaaaaaaatcctagatcAGAAGAAGTTACATGTTCAGTTGACTTGGAAGAAAAGGTACCTCTTTGGTTAACTACCATAGGGAAGCATGGGATTGATGACCATTGTCTTGAAAATCAGAGTTCTTCACAGGCTCAAAGTTCTCCAAAGAGAG TCAAAGCTGGCCTTTCTGGAGACATGCTTATATCAAACATGCCAGACATTACAGACATTGATGCAGATCATAAGGACCCTCAATTATGCAATGTCTATGCCCCTGAAATATATAGCAATTTACGTGTTGCTGAG CTTGTCCGGAGACCATGTCCTAATTTCATGGAAACAGTACAGAGAGATATAACTCAAAGCATGCGGGGGATTCTGGTTGATTGGCTTGTTGAG GTGTCTGAGGAATATAGGTTGGTGCCAGACACGCTTTATCTCACAGTTTATCTCATTGATTGGTTTCTTGCTCAAAATTACATGGAAAGACAAAAACTTCAGCTTCTTGGCATCACTTGCATGCTAATTGCCTC GAAGTATGAAGAAATATGTGCACCGCGTGTGGAAGAGTTTTGCCTCATCACAGACAACACTTACACAAGAGAGGAG GTATTGGAACTGGAGATTCGAGTATTGAAGTATTTTGGCTTTCAACTGGTTGCACCTACTGCAAAAACTTTTCTCAG GAGATTTCTTCGAGCAGCACAAGCTTCATACAAG ACCCCTAGTGTTGAACTGGAGTACTTGGCCAACTTTTTAGCTGAACTAACCTTAATTGACTATGGCTTCTTGAATTACCTTCCATCTGTCATAGCTGCATCAGCTGTATTTCTTGCCAGATGGACGTTAGATCAGTCAAATCACCCATGG AATCCAACTCTAGAACACTATACCTCTTACAAGGCATCAGATTTGAAAACCACAGTTCTTGCCTTACAAGATCTACAGTTGAACACCAATGGATGTCCTCTGAGTTCTATACGAATGAAGTATAGGCAACAGAAG TTTAAGTCTGTGGCGGCTTTGTCTTCCCCAAAACTGCTAGAAACACTATTCTGA